CCGCTCTATGCTGGGGATGAGATCTCTATCGCGCTTTCGGTAGGCAAGATCGGTACCACTTCATTCACACTGCAATACAAACTTTTTAAACAGGGCAAAGAGGCGGGCCACGCCTCAATCGTCCATGTCACCGTCTCGCAGGAGACTCAAAAGCCAGTTCCCATCCCCGAAAAACTCTCCAAGCTCCTCTCCCACTTACAGAAATAATATATAACAGGATCCGCTTCGCTGGCAGGATCGGCGCTAACCGCGCCGGCAGGATGGAGAGAAAGAATTCTTTCTTTTTTCTTTCTTATCCTGACGCCCCCCCAGCTTTAGCTAGGAGGCGATCCTGCCAGCGAAGCGGATCCTGTTATTTTTTCTTTTGCTGCGCTTCCAATGCGGTGTTGATAGAACGCTACTTTCGGGAGCGCTTGATGCCGGGTTCGGAGGTGGCAGGAAAGGGGAAGATTCTTCGAGGGAGCATGTGTCTTGGGAGGAGTGTCTTTAGTTGAGCGAGGAGCGTCTCTTCCGAGAAGGGGAGCTCTGAGCTGATGAAGGCGTGAGCAACCTGGCCAAACTCCTCGTCTGGATGGGGAAGCACCAGGGCTTCCAGGATGCCTGGAAGAGAGAGAAGCACCGACTCTATCTCTTCGGGAAAGATATTCTCGCCGCCAGAGATAAAGAGAGAGTCTCTTCGCCCGAGAACCAGGAGACGTCCATCTTCGGTCACTGCTCCGCGATCTTTAGTGTGAAACCAGCCCTCTGCATCTAGGGGAAGGTTGAGGCCTTTCTCTCTGTCCCAGTAGCCTAAGAAAAGGGTTCTCCCTCTAACCAGAATCTCTCCCTCATCACTTAATTTAAGTTCTCGGTACGGAAGGAGTCTTCCAGCTGTGAGTCTGTTTCCTTCAACTTTTGGGGAGAGGTCGAGCGTCATGGCAGCGCACATCTCGGTCATCCCATACGAGCTGAAGATCTTATAGCCCTTGGAAATGGCCTCTTCAAATAGACGTGGACTTAGAGCGGCACCGCCAAGAAGAGCCCCTTTAAGGTGAGAGGGAGAAGATGGGAGATCCCTACAAAGTCTAAAGAGCTGTGTAGGCACGAGTGAAGCGAGTGTAGCCCGATGCGCTTCAAGGGATTTTGCAAGGGGAAGATTAGAGATGATCAGGGCAGCACCTTTGAGGAGGACCCTGAAGAGCAGAATAAGACCAGAGACGTGAAAGAGGGGGAGAGGAAGAAGCCATCGATCATCAGTTTCAAGAGGGAGCCTCATCGTAGACCCCTCTGCACTTGAGCGCAGATTTTCGAAAGAGAGGGCGACGATCTTTTCGGGGCCTGAGGAGCCGGATGTAGGCATAAGAACTGCGA
Above is a genomic segment from Chlamydiales bacterium containing:
- a CDS encoding acyl-CoA thioesterase, with the translated sequence MFNYKTRIHLRDTDATGVLYFAEQFRLCLEAFENYLGESQLPLQKLIDESAFLLPIVHAESDYALPLYAGDEISIALSVGKIGTTSFTLQYKLFKQGKEAGHASIVHVTVSQETQKPVPIPEKLSKLLSHLQK
- the menE gene encoding o-succinylbenzoate--CoA ligase; protein product: MSSPISSAANPNAPALITDAFTLCYHELAVQVETLCKQLKNWGVEERDRVAFSCTNNQKIILLYLALFKLNAVACPFNPRLPEPRKERILSAFAPKFVIDLEEMSCTRAASTKSEPSIAVLMPTSGSSGPEKIVALSFENLRSSAEGSTMRLPLETDDRWLLPLPLFHVSGLILLFRVLLKGAALIISNLPLAKSLEAHRATLASLVPTQLFRLCRDLPSSPSHLKGALLGGAALSPRLFEEAISKGYKIFSSYGMTEMCAAMTLDLSPKVEGNRLTAGRLLPYRELKLSDEGEILVRGRTLFLGYWDREKGLNLPLDAEGWFHTKDRGAVTEDGRLLVLGRRDSLFISGGENIFPEEIESVLLSLPGILEALVLPHPDEEFGQVAHAFISSELPFSEETLLAQLKTLLPRHMLPRRIFPFPATSEPGIKRSRK